A stretch of the Verrucomicrobiota bacterium genome encodes the following:
- a CDS encoding GIY-YIG nuclease family protein — protein sequence MEPGRRAMHFVYVLENATGKLYVGQTENLDTRLANHNRTDRIGGKFARKHGPWRLVWSEAHSNRGDAMARERHIKAMKSSRWIRDHLLNGRVPTGRD from the coding sequence CTGGAGCCAGGCCGACGGGCAATGCACTTCGTCTACGTTCTCGAAAACGCCACGGGAAAACTCTACGTCGGCCAGACCGAGAATCTCGACACCCGCTTGGCCAACCACAACCGAACGGATCGGATCGGCGGCAAGTTCGCCCGCAAGCATGGACCGTGGAGGCTGGTTTGGTCCGAGGCTCACTCGAATCGCGGCGACGCGATGGCACGAGAGCGTCACATCAAGGCGATGAAATCCTCCCGGTGGATTCGCGACCACCTGCTCAATGGGAGAGTCCCGACAGGTCGGGATTAA
- a CDS encoding GIY-YIG nuclease family protein codes for MHFVYVLENATGKLYVGQTENLDTRLANHNRTDRIGGKFARKHGPWRLVWSEAHSNRGDAMARERHIKAMKSSRWIRDHLLNGRVPTGRD; via the coding sequence ATGCACTTCGTCTACGTTCTCGAAAACGCCACGGGAAAACTCTACGTCGGCCAGACCGAGAATCTCGACACCCGCTTGGCCAACCACAACCGAACGGATCGGATCGGCGGCAAGTTCGCCCGCAAGCATGGACCGTGGAGGCTGGTTTGGTCCGAGGCTCACTCGAATCGCGGCGACGCGATGGCACGAGAGCGTCACATCAAGGCGATGAAATCCTCCCGGTGGATTCGCGACCACCTGCTCAATGGGAGAGTCCCGACAGGTCGGGATTAA